In Geotalea uraniireducens, one genomic interval encodes:
- a CDS encoding TatA/E family twin arginine-targeting protein translocase, translating to MFGIGMPELIVILVIALIVIGPQKLPDIARSLGKGLAEFKRASDDFQRNLAEEVRNLDEKDKAAKDPADAAGVSAPRDLAAEVKAYEEQATEQNPPKAAEVKSGDAHGEPERKIG from the coding sequence ATGTTCGGTATTGGGATGCCGGAATTGATAGTCATTCTTGTGATCGCTCTGATCGTGATCGGGCCGCAAAAGCTGCCGGATATCGCCCGTTCCCTCGGTAAGGGGCTGGCGGAGTTCAAGCGGGCCTCCGACGATTTCCAACGGAATCTGGCGGAAGAGGTGCGCAATCTTGACGAGAAGGACAAGGCGGCAAAAGATCCGGCAGATGCCGCTGGTGTGTCGGCGCCACGTGATCTGGCGGCGGAAGTGAAGGCTTACGAAGAGCAGGCGACGGAGCAGAATCCGCCGAAGGCGGCGGAGGTGAAATCCGGCGATGCTCACGGTGAGCCGGAGCGGAAGATCGGGTAG
- the ybgF gene encoding tol-pal system protein YbgF, producing MKIAKLFCVIALLTLAGCATRSDLDVVQRDNEELKSRLFQLEKDLNGVKTEARASVEGTLKDFQTERETERKGLADMQASMDGMKVDTQVLAGKIDDLSIAAKKPAEDVALLRDDLERRLTGIEQRLGKVETGLDDAVKKITALEAARAQEAQTPEALYQKGLDTYRAGDFPTARDTFNKFLELYPKNDLAANAHYWVGETYYSEKKYEQAILEFQNVIKNYPGKEKVPAAMFKQAVSFAEIGDNKSARYVLRKLIEDYPASEEAKRAKEKLKELK from the coding sequence ATGAAAATTGCGAAGCTGTTTTGTGTAATTGCCTTGCTCACTCTGGCAGGCTGTGCGACGCGAAGCGATCTTGACGTTGTCCAGCGCGACAACGAAGAGTTAAAGAGCCGTCTTTTCCAGCTGGAAAAGGATTTGAACGGCGTCAAGACTGAAGCGCGGGCAAGTGTCGAAGGGACTTTGAAGGATTTCCAGACCGAACGGGAGACAGAGCGCAAGGGTCTGGCCGACATGCAGGCCTCAATGGATGGGATGAAGGTCGACACGCAAGTCCTGGCGGGGAAAATCGACGATCTTTCGATTGCCGCGAAGAAGCCCGCCGAAGATGTCGCTCTCTTGCGTGACGATCTGGAGCGGCGCTTGACGGGAATCGAACAGCGGCTTGGCAAGGTCGAGACAGGATTGGATGACGCGGTCAAGAAAATTACCGCTCTTGAAGCTGCCCGTGCCCAGGAAGCGCAGACCCCCGAGGCGCTCTACCAGAAGGGGCTTGATACTTACCGCGCCGGCGATTTCCCGACCGCCCGCGATACATTCAACAAGTTCCTGGAGCTCTATCCCAAGAACGATCTGGCGGCCAATGCCCATTATTGGGTCGGCGAAACCTACTACAGCGAGAAGAAATACGAGCAGGCCATCCTCGAATTTCAGAACGTCATCAAGAACTATCCAGGAAAGGAGAAAGTACCGGCCGCCATGTTCAAGCAGGCGGTTTCCTTTGCTGAAATCGGCGACAACAAGAGTGCCCGGTACGTACTGAGGAAACTGATCGAAGACTACCCCGCCTCGGAAGAAGCCAAGCGAGCAAAAGAGAAACTGAAAGAGCTGAAATGA
- the pal gene encoding peptidoglycan-associated lipoprotein Pal: MRTRTLGLIVLLCGSLIYTAGCAKKEMVKTEEPLPQAAVTQPTPVPAPAPAAKTEVPAQQIAEAPVSAEPTQEPLKTQAAEETLERIHFDFDSYVLSQQARDILTRDAEALLKKMPTVKVSIEGHCDERGSDEYNLALGEKRAKAAQSYLVALGVPAGRLSTISYGKEKPLDPGHNEAAWAMNRRAEFVIVK; this comes from the coding sequence ATGCGCACTCGTACCTTGGGATTGATAGTCTTGCTTTGTGGCAGCCTGATCTACACCGCCGGTTGCGCCAAGAAAGAGATGGTTAAGACGGAAGAGCCACTGCCCCAGGCTGCCGTAACCCAGCCGACCCCTGTACCGGCCCCCGCTCCGGCGGCAAAGACCGAAGTGCCTGCCCAGCAGATCGCGGAAGCTCCCGTCTCTGCCGAACCGACCCAGGAACCGCTCAAGACCCAGGCGGCAGAGGAAACTCTTGAGAGAATCCACTTCGACTTCGATTCCTATGTCCTTTCGCAACAGGCCCGCGATATCCTGACCCGTGATGCGGAAGCGCTGCTGAAAAAAATGCCGACCGTCAAGGTCAGCATTGAAGGGCATTGTGACGAACGCGGCTCCGACGAATACAACCTCGCTTTGGGCGAAAAACGGGCTAAGGCGGCACAAAGCTACCTGGTCGCGCTCGGCGTTCCTGCCGGGCGCCTTTCGACCATCAGCTACGGCAAGGAGAAACCCCTCGACCCCGGCCACAACGAAGCTGCCTGGGCCATGAACAGACGAGCGGAATTCGTTATCGTAAAATAG
- the tolB gene encoding Tol-Pal system beta propeller repeat protein TolB — protein sequence MKFSILRATCVLLLLCGLQFPLYAQQSYREVTATGTNKLTLAVDAPRNLGGSTDDPLANEVADVLRFDMTIAGPFTVAAGSAKAAATGIRPGDFDFAPWQSAGVDLLVKSGYSISGDNVTCEFRLYNVTQGKELLAKRYSGRKQDVRRIAHTFSDDILETLTGIRGPFTGKIAFISKVTGNKEIYLMDYDGHHVQRLTRNGSINLDPDFSPSGREIIYTSYRRGNPDLYRRELFSGKEALVSARQGLNVTGAWSPDGQEIALTLSKDGNSEIYAISRDGKMIKRLTHSSAIEVSPAWSPDGKQLAFVSDRLGKPQIFIMNADGSNVRRLTTNGAYNVSPRWSPRGDQIAYCRQEGGFQIYTISPDGSNDTRLTTQGSNEHPRWSPDGRFIVFSSTRDGGHAIYLMRADGSGQTRISQGKHDDTHPTWSYHW from the coding sequence ATGAAATTCTCCATCCTTCGTGCTACATGCGTGCTGCTGCTTTTGTGCGGGCTACAGTTCCCACTGTATGCCCAGCAATCCTATCGAGAAGTTACGGCCACCGGTACGAACAAGCTTACCCTGGCCGTTGATGCCCCCCGCAATCTTGGCGGCAGTACCGACGACCCGCTGGCGAACGAAGTTGCCGATGTCCTCCGCTTCGACATGACCATTGCCGGCCCATTTACCGTGGCCGCCGGTTCAGCCAAGGCGGCCGCCACCGGGATCAGGCCCGGCGACTTCGACTTCGCTCCCTGGCAGAGCGCTGGCGTTGATTTATTGGTAAAAAGCGGCTATTCGATTTCCGGGGATAATGTCACCTGTGAGTTTCGCCTCTACAATGTCACCCAGGGCAAAGAGTTGCTGGCAAAGCGGTATAGCGGCAGGAAGCAGGACGTCCGGCGCATCGCCCACACCTTTTCCGACGATATCCTGGAAACGCTGACCGGTATTCGTGGCCCCTTTACCGGGAAAATCGCCTTTATTTCCAAGGTTACCGGCAACAAAGAGATTTACCTGATGGACTATGACGGTCATCACGTCCAGCGTCTGACCAGAAATGGCTCCATCAACCTGGACCCCGATTTTTCCCCCAGCGGCCGGGAGATCATCTATACTTCATACCGGCGCGGCAACCCCGACCTTTACCGGCGCGAGCTCTTCTCCGGCAAGGAAGCTCTCGTATCGGCCCGTCAGGGTCTTAACGTCACCGGCGCCTGGTCACCGGACGGTCAGGAGATCGCGCTCACGCTCAGCAAGGATGGCAATTCTGAAATCTATGCCATTTCTCGCGATGGCAAAATGATCAAGCGCTTGACTCACTCGAGCGCCATCGAGGTTTCTCCCGCCTGGTCGCCGGACGGCAAGCAGCTCGCCTTTGTATCGGACCGGCTCGGCAAGCCGCAGATTTTTATCATGAACGCAGACGGCTCCAATGTCCGGCGGCTGACGACCAATGGCGCCTACAATGTATCCCCCCGCTGGTCGCCACGCGGCGATCAGATTGCTTACTGTCGACAGGAAGGCGGTTTCCAGATCTACACCATCAGCCCCGACGGCAGCAACGACACTCGATTGACTACCCAGGGCAGCAACGAACACCCGCGCTGGTCACCGGACGGCCGGTTCATCGTCTTCAGCTCCACCAGGGATGGCGGTCATGCAATCTACCTCATGCGTGCCGACGGCAGCGGGCAGACCAGAATTTCGCAGGGGAAACATGATGACACCCACCCGACCTGGTCATACCATTGGTAA
- a CDS encoding energy transducer TonB: MTYVDTRRDGGLGWSFGISAAIHLSLAAAILFGHFSSPTYTEAPIYYVDVVNLPVAAPRAGRPAVDAGSPAAPTAPPQSSQEMALPRKSSRPAASRQPTAAKAATGAETSKEFEDRLAGLRDAVDAHHQEAALDALRKKLTNSRTAATPGMPGATGTQTGSDYGSYIQSRLKDAFHYTIAYQSKAPAVFVRLTIDGSGHVVGQHIEQSTGDRIFEDSVLKAIVRAEKTFPPPPSGRETEIGFVFRPQGVGKK, encoded by the coding sequence ATGACCTACGTTGATACCCGTAGAGATGGCGGCCTTGGGTGGAGTTTCGGCATTTCGGCCGCCATTCATCTCAGCCTGGCGGCAGCGATCCTGTTCGGGCACTTCTCCTCCCCTACCTATACGGAAGCCCCCATCTACTATGTCGATGTGGTAAATCTTCCCGTGGCGGCCCCCCGGGCCGGCCGTCCGGCAGTCGATGCCGGCTCGCCCGCGGCACCGACCGCACCACCGCAGAGTTCCCAGGAGATGGCGCTCCCCCGAAAAAGCTCCCGGCCTGCGGCGTCACGGCAGCCGACAGCGGCAAAAGCTGCAACGGGGGCGGAAACCTCCAAGGAGTTCGAGGACCGTCTGGCCGGGTTACGAGACGCCGTCGACGCACACCATCAGGAAGCGGCGCTCGACGCCCTGCGGAAAAAGCTGACCAATTCCCGAACCGCCGCGACCCCCGGCATGCCTGGGGCGACCGGCACCCAGACAGGAAGCGATTACGGCAGCTACATTCAATCCCGCTTGAAGGACGCGTTCCACTACACCATCGCCTACCAGAGCAAAGCGCCGGCAGTTTTTGTCAGGCTGACCATTGACGGTAGCGGCCATGTCGTCGGACAGCATATCGAGCAGTCCACCGGCGACCGGATTTTCGAAGACTCGGTGCTCAAAGCGATTGTCCGCGCCGAAAAGACTTTTCCGCCGCCACCGAGCGGCAGAGAAACCGAAATCGGTTTCGTCTTCAGACCCCAGGGAGTGGGAAAAAAATGA
- the tolR gene encoding protein TolR has translation MEVGSRSNGDRSTMSQINVTPLVDVMLVLLVIFMVTAPMMQQGVQVNLPKAETKAMSTQDEAVVVSIKQDGKVYVNSTEVAPGDLQAKLTSMVANRAKKEVFLKADRDVPYGQVVTTMAEIKGAGIERLGMVTEPAQRK, from the coding sequence ATGGAAGTCGGCAGCAGAAGCAACGGCGACCGCAGCACCATGTCGCAGATCAATGTTACGCCGCTGGTTGACGTCATGCTGGTGCTCCTGGTGATCTTCATGGTCACGGCGCCGATGATGCAGCAGGGGGTCCAGGTAAACCTGCCGAAAGCGGAAACCAAGGCCATGAGTACTCAGGATGAGGCGGTGGTCGTTTCGATCAAGCAGGATGGTAAAGTCTACGTCAACAGCACCGAAGTCGCGCCGGGAGACCTACAGGCCAAACTCACCTCCATGGTGGCCAACCGAGCCAAGAAGGAGGTCTTCCTCAAGGCCGACCGTGATGTCCCCTATGGCCAGGTGGTAACCACCATGGCCGAGATCAAAGGTGCCGGCATCGAACGTCTCGGCATGGTTACCGAGCCTGCGCAGAGGAAATGA
- the tolQ gene encoding protein TolQ, which translates to MTLFAGTGLVVKLVLVILVFFSVVSWAIIFFKVLQVHRANNESERFLDFFWKTKRFDAINAQLDRFTNSPLSVLFNEGYSELKRLVERGDQRDEPDVISTDLGGIDNIARALRRATTSEITRLEKYVTFLATTGSTAPFIGLFGTVWGIMTAFKGIGESGSASLAVVAPGIAEALIATAIGLVAAIPAVVGYNHFQHKIKVLIAVMDNFSTEFLNIVQRTFARK; encoded by the coding sequence GTGACGCTCTTTGCCGGAACCGGTTTGGTCGTCAAGCTGGTACTTGTCATCCTTGTTTTTTTCTCCGTTGTCTCCTGGGCTATCATTTTCTTCAAGGTCCTACAGGTGCACCGTGCCAACAACGAATCGGAACGCTTCCTCGATTTTTTCTGGAAAACCAAGCGGTTCGACGCCATTAACGCACAACTGGACCGCTTCACCAATTCACCGCTCAGCGTCCTGTTCAACGAGGGCTACAGCGAATTGAAACGCCTCGTGGAGCGGGGGGACCAGCGGGACGAGCCGGATGTGATCAGCACCGACCTGGGCGGAATCGACAACATTGCCCGCGCGCTGCGCCGCGCCACGACCTCCGAAATCACCCGCCTGGAGAAATATGTAACTTTTCTCGCCACCACCGGTTCGACCGCGCCGTTCATCGGCCTGTTCGGCACGGTCTGGGGAATCATGACCGCCTTCAAGGGGATCGGCGAAAGCGGCTCCGCTTCTCTGGCCGTTGTCGCTCCGGGGATCGCCGAGGCACTGATTGCCACCGCCATCGGCCTGGTGGCGGCAATTCCCGCGGTCGTCGGCTATAATCACTTTCAACACAAGATCAAGGTGCTCATTGCGGTGATGGACAATTTTTCGACCGAATTCCTCAACATCGTCCAGCGGACGTTTGCCCGGAAATAA
- a CDS encoding carbon-nitrogen family hydrolase: protein MKRTVKAGAVQFTIRLGDVDANVEYVQGALRRLADQGCNLAVLPEMWSTGYAYKELNELATRTPGIVEELGRLSRELEMVIVGSLPEPNGPRVCNTAYVMDRGVLLGKYRKIHLFSLLGEDRAFDGGDSRLLVDTHLGRLGVFICYDLRFPELARRLAVDGAEILVVPAEWPKPREEHWRTLLRARAIENQLFIVAANCCGVQGKLDFFGASLIIDPKGELLADGGYDAGEPSAMLDFAVMETWRQQIPCFVDRKPDFY from the coding sequence ATGAAACGTACCGTCAAGGCCGGAGCAGTTCAGTTCACCATCAGGCTTGGCGATGTGGATGCCAACGTGGAATATGTCCAGGGAGCGCTGCGGCGGCTTGCCGATCAGGGATGTAATCTGGCCGTCCTGCCGGAGATGTGGAGCACTGGCTACGCATACAAGGAATTGAATGAGCTGGCCACGCGGACGCCGGGGATTGTCGAGGAGTTGGGGCGACTTTCCCGCGAGCTGGAAATGGTCATCGTCGGCAGCCTGCCGGAACCGAACGGGCCGCGGGTCTGCAACACGGCTTACGTGATGGACCGGGGGGTGCTGCTCGGCAAGTACCGCAAGATCCACCTTTTCTCGCTGCTCGGTGAAGATCGGGCTTTTGACGGTGGCGACAGCCGTCTGCTGGTGGATACCCATCTTGGACGGCTCGGCGTTTTCATCTGCTACGACCTGCGCTTCCCCGAACTGGCACGCCGACTGGCGGTGGATGGGGCCGAAATCCTCGTAGTGCCGGCCGAATGGCCGAAACCGCGCGAAGAGCACTGGCGCACCCTCCTGAGAGCACGGGCGATCGAAAACCAGCTGTTCATCGTGGCCGCCAACTGTTGCGGCGTTCAGGGAAAGCTCGACTTCTTCGGCGCCAGCCTGATTATCGATCCCAAGGGGGAACTGTTAGCCGACGGCGGGTACGACGCCGGCGAACCCTCGGCCATGCTCGATTTTGCGGTCATGGAAACCTGGCGCCAGCAGATTCCCTGCTTCGTCGACCGCAAACCGGATTTTTATTAA
- the hemW gene encoding radical SAM family heme chaperone HemW, translating to MPLSLYIHVPFCVRKCGYCSFVSTATPLLEFEEYVSLLVTELELRSAALLRDFRVATIYFGGGTPSLLAPPLINRFLTAVFRLLAVADDAEVTLEANPGTVTAESLAAYRTAGVNRLSLGVQSLDDRMLEKLGRIHTCRDARNAVDAARAAGFANLGIDLIHSLPGQDCRHWRSELLRALQLAPDHVSAYGLTVEEGTPFARLVEAGTLVLPEEEESARMFEMTMELLTGAGYDHYEISNFARPGYRSRHNQVYWQRGDYLGLGVGAHSFFRSPAPGCRWQNHESLADYRQALGAGRFAEEGLVRLTEREAMAEWLFLGLRMREGILIERFREEFGTPLGAVYGTVIDRLAECGLLSLEHGKMRLTDHGLLLSNRVFAAFL from the coding sequence ATGCCGCTATCTCTCTATATCCATGTGCCGTTTTGCGTTCGGAAGTGTGGTTATTGTTCCTTCGTCTCTACGGCGACCCCCCTTCTCGAGTTCGAGGAATATGTATCGCTCTTGGTCACCGAGCTGGAGTTGCGGTCGGCGGCGCTGCTCCGGGACTTCCGGGTGGCGACCATCTATTTCGGTGGCGGCACGCCGTCCCTCTTGGCGCCGCCGCTGATCAACCGTTTCCTGACGGCCGTCTTTCGCCTCCTTGCCGTGGCTGATGATGCCGAGGTTACGCTGGAGGCCAATCCCGGGACTGTGACGGCCGAGTCGCTGGCTGCCTACCGGACGGCCGGGGTGAACCGGTTGTCGCTCGGGGTGCAGTCCCTCGACGACCGAATGCTGGAGAAACTCGGTCGGATTCATACGTGCCGGGATGCGCGGAATGCTGTCGATGCCGCTAGGGCGGCAGGTTTCGCCAACCTGGGCATCGATTTGATCCATTCACTGCCTGGGCAGGATTGTCGCCATTGGCGGAGCGAATTGCTCCGGGCTCTCCAGCTGGCGCCTGATCATGTCTCGGCCTATGGGCTGACGGTCGAGGAAGGGACGCCGTTTGCCCGTCTGGTCGAAGCAGGAACTCTTGTCCTGCCGGAAGAGGAAGAGTCGGCGCGAATGTTCGAAATGACGATGGAGCTGTTGACCGGGGCCGGATATGACCACTACGAGATTTCCAACTTTGCCCGGCCCGGCTATCGTTCGCGACATAATCAGGTGTACTGGCAGCGGGGTGATTATCTCGGCCTCGGTGTCGGGGCGCACTCATTTTTCCGCAGTCCGGCTCCCGGGTGCCGGTGGCAGAATCACGAGTCCCTGGCCGATTATCGGCAGGCACTCGGCGCCGGCCGGTTTGCCGAGGAGGGGCTGGTCCGGCTGACGGAGCGGGAAGCCATGGCCGAATGGCTGTTTCTCGGGCTCCGGATGCGCGAGGGGATTCTCATCGAGCGTTTTCGGGAAGAGTTCGGCACTCCGCTCGGCGCTGTTTACGGGACTGTCATCGACCGGCTCGCGGAGTGTGGCCTGCTCAGTCTGGAGCACGGGAAAATGCGGTTGACGGACCATGGTCTGCTCCTGTCGAATCGGGTGTTTGCCGCCTTCCTGTAG